One genomic window of Aquisalimonas sp. 2447 includes the following:
- the prsR gene encoding PEP-CTERM-box response regulator transcription factor has product MSAEKLLIVEDDPGLQKQLRWSFDNYEVLAAEDRESALTQLRRHEPMVVLQDLGLPPDPDGTSEGMATLSEILSAAPHTKVVVVTGNGDDSSAVRAVGLGAYDFYQKPVDTDTLNLIVSRAFHIADLERRNRELMRSQQSALDGLITGSQRMLKVCRLVEKVANSNASVLLLGETGSGKEVLAQALHNMSERASRNFIAINCAAIPENLLESELFGYEKGAYTGAHKQTKGKIELADGGTLFLDEIGDMPMALQSKLLRFLQERVMERVGGRQEIAVDARVICATHQNLGDLISNGGFREDLYYRISEVEVPIPPLREREGDSVLLARAFLARATERHGSSVRGFTDDAIKAIHAHAWPGNVRELENKINKAVIIADGKLLDTDDLGLADPEGESGDLPSLNLRQVRQEAERRALEAAMAHADGNVSKASELLGVSRPTLYDLMRKHGMKVGNDA; this is encoded by the coding sequence TTGAGCGCAGAGAAGCTGCTCATCGTGGAGGACGACCCGGGGCTGCAGAAGCAGTTGCGCTGGTCCTTCGACAACTACGAGGTGCTGGCGGCGGAAGACCGCGAAAGCGCCCTCACGCAGTTGCGCCGCCACGAGCCCATGGTGGTGCTGCAGGATCTCGGCCTGCCGCCGGACCCGGACGGCACCAGCGAGGGCATGGCAACGTTGAGCGAGATCCTGAGCGCCGCGCCGCACACCAAGGTGGTGGTGGTCACGGGCAACGGCGACGACAGCAGCGCCGTGCGCGCCGTGGGCCTGGGCGCTTACGACTTCTACCAGAAGCCGGTGGACACCGACACGCTGAACCTCATCGTCTCCCGCGCCTTCCACATCGCCGACCTGGAGCGGCGCAACCGGGAGCTGATGCGCTCGCAGCAGTCGGCGCTGGACGGGCTCATCACCGGCAGCCAGCGCATGCTCAAGGTCTGCCGGCTGGTGGAGAAAGTCGCCAACAGCAATGCCAGTGTGCTGCTGCTGGGCGAGACGGGCAGCGGCAAGGAGGTGCTGGCCCAGGCGCTACACAACATGAGCGAGCGGGCCAGTCGCAACTTCATTGCCATCAACTGCGCGGCCATCCCCGAGAACCTGCTGGAAAGCGAGCTGTTCGGCTACGAGAAAGGCGCCTACACCGGCGCCCACAAGCAGACCAAGGGCAAGATCGAGCTGGCCGACGGGGGCACACTGTTCCTGGACGAGATCGGCGACATGCCCATGGCGCTGCAGTCCAAGCTGCTGCGGTTCCTGCAGGAGCGGGTGATGGAGCGCGTCGGCGGGCGCCAGGAAATTGCGGTGGATGCGCGGGTGATCTGCGCCACCCACCAGAACCTGGGCGACCTGATCAGCAACGGCGGGTTCCGCGAAGACCTCTACTACCGCATTAGCGAGGTAGAGGTGCCGATTCCGCCGCTGCGCGAGCGCGAGGGGGACAGCGTGCTGCTTGCACGGGCGTTCCTGGCGCGGGCAACGGAGCGCCACGGCAGCAGCGTGCGCGGGTTCACCGATGACGCCATCAAGGCCATCCATGCCCATGCCTGGCCCGGCAACGTGCGCGAGCTGGAGAACAAGATCAACAAGGCCGTGATCATTGCCGACGGCAAGCTCCTGGACACCGATGACCTGGGCCTTGCGGACCCCGAGGGGGAATCCGGCGATCTGCCGTCGCTGAACCTCCGCCAGGTGCGCCAGGAGGCGGAACGCCGCGCCCTGGAGGCCGCCATGGCCCACGCCGACGGCAACGTGTCGAAGGCATCGGAGCTACTGGGGGTCTCCCGGCCCACGCTGTACGACCTGATGCGCAAGCACGGCATGAAAGTTGGTAACGACGCATAA